The genomic segment GGTTTCTCCATGCAGCTAATTGGAACGTCTGAGTTGCCCGTAGTATGGTTGTGTACGTGCCTGGCAGTGGGTATCCCAGCACTGTGCCCTCTTCTGGAGGAGACGACATACCTCACTGTCACCCTAGCCTGGATGAGATGGGTACTGATCTTACTCTGCAGTGCCTTGGTGtctatcaatttttttttttttgcagtgaaaCTGACTAATTGGCATGGTAACAAGGATAATTTCTGCACCAAATGTTCCATTCCAGTTCTGAATCTGGTACTTTTCCTTAAGGGTAAGAACAAGTGTCCCATTGTGACCAGTGAAAGATACAAACTGTAAAAACTGTGTCAGAGTGTAAGCCGGCCGGCGTGGCCATGAGCCATCACAGTTACCTGTATTAATTCTCACCGCCTGTCCCCTGTGTGCTGTGTTTACTGTGAATGACTGTCTTCTGTTCATGTTTTACACCCAGTGTGAGTGTCAACATCAGGGACATGAATGCGTTtatgttttctttgttttccccCAACTGAACCTGCAACATTATCTTAAGTTCCTCATCTGCTTCTTAGCATTGCGATCGTTCACATCAATTATCTAGCTTTTCCCTGAAAAATTATAGTATTTTACAACAAGGCTGGTTAACTGTCGTGTGACTCTGTTTGCCGTTGCATGAGGAAGCCTCTCGGATGGAAAATAAGAGATCTGCCGAGGATCGAATGGCAGTAACGTCCCCCTAGCGTCTCTGTTGgctgctcccctgccctccaagGTCTTACCGCATCTCGTGCTCTGCTACTGTCCCACATGCAGGTACCTTCGTCTCAGCCTTCACGGTGCTGTGTGGCGCGCGGACGGACCTCCCCGACCGGCACGTCTGCTGCGTTTTCTGGCTAAACGTCGCCGCCGCCTTCATACAAATCCTCACAGCCATCGTTATGGTGGGGTGGATCATGAGCATATTCTGGGGCATGGACATGGTTATACTGGCAAGTACGTGTCATACTGTCTCACCACTCGCATGGCAGCCTAGCATAAGTATTACACTTCCTACATTATCATTGTATTTTAATCATATTATTATAGCTAGTGTATAATGTATGTGTGAATGCTGTGGGTTATTCTCTGCCCTGGTCCATGTTTCCAGGATAGATCTCCAGGCCCCTGCAAGCCTGTGTAGGATTAGTGCatatagacaatggatggatgaattgttATTGTACCTAAACCATTGTAATCTGTATGGTCATGTGATTAAGAAACTGAAACTGATTGGTGAACTTCAGGTGAATCGAATTATGAATCAGTCATCAGAAGTGCAATAGCAGTTTCTGGCATGCAGGGCTGCGAGCCGCAGTGCTGGGGTGCGGGCGCGATATGACAtttcacatatttatttataaacagAAATTAGGTCAGTCGTCTCTTTTTGCCCTTCACTTTGGGAATTCCAAAGGTCATCCAGAGGAAGATGAAGCTACGTTTCGTGCCGTACAATTTGTTTTGGAAGTGGAATTTGGAAATGTATTTTTGCCGTAACTTTGGGGCTGACAGGGGGAACAGTGGTTAATTATGTTACTTTTCTTAAAGATGGTGATGTTGTGGGTGGGTCACTTCAAGCCTCTGGGACTGGAAGACTCCACCTGGGATccatgtgtggggtttgcatgttctccccgtgtcatactgtggtttcctccgggttctccggtttccccctacagtccaaaaacatgctgagcttAATTGGAGTTCCCTATTTATAggcgtgcgtgtgtgagtgaatggtgtgtgagtgtgccctgtgatgggttggtgccccatcctgggctgctcCCTgcctctggaataggctccggaccccccacgaccctacATGGGACGTGCAgttttggaaaacggatggatggcaGTGTTCCCACGATCAGAATGGCTCACATTACATCCTCTCGTCTCTTGAGAGTGTCTCTGCTGATTCAGTCCACAAATCAGTCGGTTAAAATAAACACCCAAATGTAACGATTATTTCCATTGTTATATAAACACCACGATCTGTTTGCACAGTGAGAGGACTGGATGGTTTTATCTGTCACTTGTGCCACTTTTTCTATAAATAAAAGTGCCGATTCAGGCAAATGATAGTGACCGTAAAGTGACGTCACGCTCGTATTTTTTATGCTTCCTTTTGCGTAAAGAGCTGTCAGGCCCAAAAAATCACATAAAAAGATAATAAACAGGCAATGAAGGAAACGCTTGGCAATGTTGCTTTTCCTAAACTTGAATTGCGCTGAGATTTGTAGTATGCAGGCTGACTAAATGACAAGAGAGAGACAACAAAGGAGGAACTATTGAAATGGACTGACATTTATGACGCGTCTTCGCTTCTGTGCTGAAATATAATATTAGCCgttatatttataaagcaatATCTCAGAGTTCGCACCAACCCTTGATGCATTTGGAAATGTAACAGCAATAGAATGACTGGGAAGAAGAGGAGTTTAAAGTATGTGGGACCCAGTCTGCCAACCATGTGAATGATGTATTCGGTCCAATGGGCACGTCTGCCAGCAGACTCGGTAGACAGACGGAGGTTGCTTGCATTGTCGGTTATTGTCGTGTGCATAATGTGAAGAGGAAATGGAATGTGCCAGTATTGCGGTTTTGTGAATTGTGTTTAGATCTATAGTATGTTATCAGCACCTAAACGATGCAGGAGTGCATTATATCTGTCCATTTTCTAGCCGCTTAACCTGGTCAAGGATGCGATGGGGCCTGGAGTTTATCCCAGGAAGCGTAGGGCGCACGGCTGGGGTGCACGTTGGGCAGGGCACAAGTCCTCACAAACACTACAGGCGTCGTATGAAGCTGTGTAATAATGCTGCATCTCGTACTTTTTCATGGACAGCATCTGCTGCTGCCACGTCTATATAACTTCAGGCTTGTTGTGCCGAGTGCATAGCATGGTGCAGGGGAacgtcctggacgggatgccagtccgtctcagggtaaccacacacacacacacacacacacacacacacacacatacacgcagacacacacgctgTACTGCACAAGCGCTTGGAAGGCGTATGGGCGCAGAGACCAGCGCTTGGTTTGGAGGGAGTTGTGTTTTAACACCAAGATGAGTTTATAGCATCACAAACAACTTTAATTGTTCCAATTTTTGCTTTAAGTCCCCATTTCCGATTATGTTCCACAGCCAGCAGCCATTTTTGGAGATTAAAAACCTGCTGGGCTTTCTGGAATAAAAAAGCTTTCACTCGTTATGgaatatatttgtatatgtattTGAGAACAAAAACATTTGGCATTACTTCACAGTGTGTGAAAGTTTTATGCTTATGGGATAAAGAGTGAATGGGTTTTAGTCAGCAGAATATGTGTCAATATCTCCTTTTGAGATCCAGTTTCCTTTTGTCATTAAGATGCACGAATATCAGTGtacaatatattaatatacaaataaaaatacataaacacacatatattaaGTATTAAAGTCattttattcatccatccatttcctttaCCTGCTTGACCTGTGCAGAGGTGCAGGattgggcaccaacccatcgcaacacacacacacacacacacacacgcacacgcacacacacacacacacacaccattcacacacaaacaccattcacacacacatgcaaggcaaagaataacccaggatggggcaccaacccatcgcagggcacacacacacacacacacacacacacacacacacacacacacacacacacacaccattcactcacacattcacacctgcgTATAATTTGGCAGCTCGAATTCACCttagcgtgtttttggactgcggggggaagaTGACAAAACGCCGCGGCGACACACagcgaacatgcaaactccacacgtgaGCCGAGGCAGAGACTGAAACCCtgcgtgtgaggtgccagtaccAACCACTGCCCCACCGCCATGCTGCCTAGAACGTCCTACAAATAAAACTCATCCTTTATAAGCATTTATGCTGCTGCATCTATACTGACGCTTTTCAGGATGAGTTTAGATGAGTGTTAACTGTGTCTCTTGTCTTTTCTCCCTTTCGCCGGCTTGCCCGCATGGATGAAGTCTCAGAAGGTAGGCGTGCTGACTGCCCGGCCCGGTCCTGACTCATCCCGAAATGCcgagagcgcccccccccccccccccactctctctgGGCCTCACCTCATACCACCCACCACCTTCGATGCCCGTCTCTGTTGTTATTTCTAATTTCTTCTTTAGCCCCCTTTACTTCTCGCCTCTTGCTCGCGTTTGTGTTTAGCGCTGCGGCTGTGCGTGCAAAGGGATCAGAGTGAGACCACGCTCTTACATAAGACCCCAGAGCCGCCGTTTTCAGCCAAAAATAAGACCAACAGATGAGCGATAGTCTCATGCAGCCCTGGAGGGTGTTCATATATGTGTAAGAGATTAAGTGGTTTCCATTTGCTCTGCGTTTCAAGATCAAACATTACGTTATAAAATGTCAAGAAAAGGAAACGCTTATAGATGTTTGTAATAATGCCGGCATTATGTCAGAGCTGTGGTCTATTTAATGTCCATGCCATTGTGGGGGCTTGCTGTCCAGCTTCTCAAATGTCCACTGCAGTCACGCACTGCATGTTTTCACTGGAATGCAGTGAGGTCAGCAGAGCCTACTGGAGTTTAGAATGACTGTTAATGTTCAGTTTGGGTCGGTGTCTTGCAACTGtgtatacagtgtaaacacgGCACCTTTCATTATTAGCAATTATTAGtcttattagtagtagtataaTAAAAATGAGTAGTTGTAGTGGTAGTTCAGATACAAAGTGAGTTACCTTTAACTTAGTTGGCTAAGCTTGCATACACATAAAATGTGGTTATGTCATTATATTTGCATTAATGTGTGACAAATTATCATTATCTAATGATTTGTTAGCTACAAATCAAACACCCTGTAGCAACAGTGGAAAAAAGACGAAGAAAAAAAGTTGGCAGCTGGTGCCACATAGAGACCCGTTAAACAAGCTGAACCGACGAACAGTAGCGGTCAGAGATTTCAGACGGGACGCCCGGCTGCCTAACACTAACCCCATTTGTTTCTTCACAGGTTACAAGGATCAAGGGGTTCCCCAGCAGCTGTGAGCAGCGCTGGCTAAGCCGCCGCGGCAATGTACAGAAGTGTCCCAGCACCTGCTGATGACAAGGGCAGCGAGATGCCTTCAACGCCAAGTGGAGGATGGCCATTTTTATTTCTGCAggtgccccccccttccccccccccctcccccatgcttCCTACCGTGTCACAGCTGGGAGATAGTGTGAAGAACACTTAAACTGGGAAGACTTTTATTCAGCCAAACTCTGTTAgaaaattacatatatataaaaaataaacacctgCAGTTGTATTTGCTATCTGCTGTTGACTGTCCACTCCGTTGGACAAGATTTTTGTTTAAGACGTTAAAatgtttctttcttttctttttttttttactttaaatgtgTAATTGTTGTGTTAGCACTTTTGGTCACTCAAATAGTTTTGGTATTTTAATTAGCTGGTTTTATTGCTGTAACATAGTATATGTATATCATCtttcaatttttaatatttcccACCCAGCCTTTTGAATATTGAAAgtgaaattatttcttatatatatatatatatatatatatatatatatatatatatatatatatatatatatatttatatatatatatatataatctgtaTGGATGTCACTTTTATGCTTTATGCTCATTAGCATCTGTCTATGACTATATTCATACCACTGGGATCGCAAAGTAAGTCATTTATGTAACTTCAAATTTACTAATTGTTAGTGGTTGTTTTTAGTGCGGCAGTGTCATCATAAACATCAATGTATTGTTTAGTGAATCATTCTAGGCCGGTTGCCATAGATACTGTTCGGAATAACAAGATCTCAGTTTGTACTTGTGGGATTAAATAACTGTACTTGGTATGAGAGtgattttggtttttattaaaatcaCAGTGGAAAATGAACTTGGCAAACAGAAAGACTATTTATAGCTGTAGTGAGCTGATTTATCCTCCATGGAAGGCAAGTTTGACGTTGCTGCAGCAAGTGGCTGAAGTCAGTTCCCCTGGGAGATGGCAGTGGGCTCTGGGCGTTTCCGGTGTAGATGAGGAACGGTTTGCCATCAGCCCACTGCCAGTTTTCCATTATATGCATCCACTGTTTGGGAGACTTTCCATGCCGTCATCCTCGCTACGATAAGCCAGAATCTACAAAAACACCACGATCCGGCCCTATACCGCAGAGAGAGGAAGGTCGTCGGTCAGGACGTCCCCTTGTCTGCATGGTAGCTTCTACCTTATGGTCTTTGAGGGCTGTAGCGAATGAAGTTCATACTATATCTGTCACTTGCGGTCGGAACGGAGGACACAGGGCAaataataggaagtttattacAGACACAGGTAACAGGGCCAACACAATGACAGAACTGGGGATCACTAAactgggaagcacttaaatgcCAGAGTAATGAGGAAACAGACAGGAGGCAGCTGGGTGTGATCAACAGGAGGACAGGTACGAGCGCTGAGGCTAACGAGCACCACGCCAGGCAGGAGACCGGATGGTCAGGCATGGCAGGACGCGACAATATCTCTCAGCTAGTAAGATATTTACACCTAAAATACCAGGGGAGGTGACTTGCTGCTCAAATGATAAATAACATTGTAATTTTTGTCTGTTTCATTTTACTATGTTGTCCACACTTATGTCCTTTTCCAGGAATAACAATAAGGAAATCCGTATCTTATTTTCAAGCCTAATATCCTTTTATTTAAGTTGTGTATATGAATCTTTTTTGAACATGACACAGTTGTGTTGCACGTGTGTGTCCAGTGATGTTTACACCTCTACCGCAGCATCTTACATTGACGTAAGGTGTCTGCCTCATGGCCTTCTTGGTGTGCTGAATGGACAACGGCCTTTGCAAAGCAACAGATAAAGAGGATATTCATGCAGTGGCTTCGGGATGGTCATGCGCTGGCACTCTCCCCCCTGACAAGGGCACGAGGGCTGGCCTAGTCGCTTTACCTGTAGGTTATGCTTCTTAGCAGTTGAACGGAGCTGTCACACGCCCCTTTTATTCATTACACAATGCCATGTTCCAGCAAGATTCAGGCGGATTTTTACATGCAGTCGCCTACCTGCTAGGGCTTTCACTGCAGCCCTTATTAGGATTCATTACTTCTCTAATTGAGTTAATTTATTCATCCCCTCAGCATGGCACGgtactgcagtggttagcactgctgtttCCCAGCAAGAAGTTCCTGGGTTTGGTCCTTGGGTCAGGCgtaggtcctttctgtgtgacgTTTGCATGGGTTTCTGCTGGGGGCTCtagtttcctcccgcagtccaaaagtgtgtctgtgtgattggTTGAATAGTGACTCTAAGTTGGCCCGCTGGTATGTTGCTGACTGCCTAGGGTTGGTTCCTTCCTATGCCCACTGTTCCCTGGATAGACCCCagtgaccccagttgggattgagTGGACGGTGGATGTATCTCCGTCAGCTCTTGCAGGTTGTTGTTGTATCTGTTTAAATGGAGACATTGTGAGCCAATGGGATCAAGTTTTGCCTTTTGCCCAGCCAATCCAATCGAAgcctttgtgtttttgttttcaccAGGGGCATCAGGAAGTTATTTGTAAATGTTTGGGAagcaaaacaattattgtggGGGTACATTGGTggacttggggggaggggggggggggcgattgcTGGCAGACTGATTGACCTGTTcactttttccattttttagGATGTATACAGAATTGAAAATatatggcttatttttttaaattaagcaaCCACTCCGCAAAACGGCTATCATTCTGTGGCCTGTGAGACTGAGAACCAGGGGTTAGGAACCCTGAATTGAAAGGGAACTCTTATTACTATTGCTGTGCTGCACTGAACTTCTCTGGGGCCCTCAGCGCAGAATTATTCCTGGAGGGCCGCTTCGATCTTGAGAGGGAGACCAGGTATATTTGTATCAACCCGGAAATAACAGTGAGGCGCTATTGCATCCCAAGCCACTAGGTAGCGATGTCACACTTCACAACCACAATGGCACAAGCCTAATTCTAACACAAGGTGTAAAGGCTGCCAACTCAGCGGGTTAGGGCTAACACGAGTCCTCTGGCAGCATTTTACCTCCTGGGTGGAAAAACAAGCCGCCCACCACTTCTAGGTCACTGTGGGCTGTTTATGAGTCTCGAAAACGAGGGCTGTTATGGTTCGCGGTAGCAGTGCAGCTATCTTTGTTATGGATGGCTGGACACTGTTACAGAAGAAAACGCCTCCATCGCAAGCAACGTAGAGCTGAAAATCAGCAACGGCAGCATTTCTCCTCTAATTTGGGCCCAATAACGCTGTAGCACCGTGAGCAGTCGGGTTAAACACCTTCCCATTTAGGCATCATGTTTTATTGATGCATTTTGAATGAAAGGACCTCGTAAAAGGTTACAATAGGAAGCGCCCTTTTAGGATTTACACTTGCAATCTCCGAGACTCGCTCCCTGAAGCATCGCTCTCTGTCGAGTGCCTCAGAACGTGCCATAACTATTTTTCCGCCATAACGAATTTCCTCTGGGACCCTGCCCCCTACATTCCTCCGTCGGCTTTTTCCCATGCTCTGggatgtctttggaatgtgccCCGTGTGTGTGTTACTCCCACAGCTTCTCCTCTATGACCTCAGAGATTAAACAGTATAGATCAACCTGGTACAGCTTGGAATTACAAAGCTTCAGGCCCAGTGGTTGTGTCTGTCCGTCGGTGTCGGAGTCTTATTACATTACGAGGAACGTTGTACCTTATAAATGTTCCGTGGTGTTCTTGTGATGGGGGTTTTACAGAGGCACAGAATGAACTTGCCAATAAGCGGGAGGGTTGATCACTGTTGTTAGAGGGAAATGCAGACGACTGCACATTTTCTTGGGCCCAAATGCATGGCAGATGAAACAGATCCGTCCCAAATGGGGTCAACAGACACGCAGCTGTTTATATCAGTCCTCGTGGAAGACCCACTGAGGGCAAGCCCACCAAACCGACCCCCGTGTAAATGCACTAAATATGGGGAAGGGTCCCGGCCGAATTAAAGTCACAGGACGTGTCACCCAAGATGCGAATGAGAATTCGGAGAAACCATGTGTAGCCATCGCTCTTGTCCCATCCAGCTGGGCTTCACTAAGAGAGGATTGCAAGGTGCCCTCCAAGTGGGCGGTGTACTGTCCTTCGCCTGGCGTTGCCATGGCAATTTTTAAATGTGCTCCCTGTCCGCCCCCTGTCTCTGAGGTGTGAGATGGCTGCTCGAGCCGTAAATGGTAATAGTGTGCCAGATCGAGGTCAATGCAGCGGCAGGGGTGGGTgagttttctgcacatgctccACATttccaaacacccccccccccgccccaccatcCTGGCCGACCACTACAGGCTTCTGGCCAAAGATTAGTTAAGCCACGCATTGCTAAAAAAGGAAGTCCTGTCTTCCGACGCAGGACGTCTGCCGTCCTGCCCGGTCTCCGGAGtcggcgctgtgtgtgggggatGTGACCACTCCCCATCACAGCCACTTACACAGCTTATagctacacacattcacatttatacaagagGACTTTTAGTTAAGAAATTTAATGGTACAACAGCAGACCCTCCTCCTATATTTTGTCACAAGTATATAAACAGAAG from the Brienomyrus brachyistius isolate T26 chromosome 19, BBRACH_0.4, whole genome shotgun sequence genome contains:
- the stum gene encoding protein stum homolog encodes the protein MDQKDTEMNEKGVSSSTSGVVVQVREKKGVLRAAIPCMPFPVAVICLFLNTFVPGLGTFVSAFTVLCGARTDLPDRHVCCVFWLNVAAAFIQILTAIVMVGWIMSIFWGMDMVILASTCHTVSPLAWQPSISITLPTLSLYFNHIIIASV